One stretch of Zingiber officinale cultivar Zhangliang chromosome 6B, Zo_v1.1, whole genome shotgun sequence DNA includes these proteins:
- the LOC121991573 gene encoding uncharacterized protein LOC121991573 gives MRSVPSRVTAGLIAAFLSACPFPSPPNLLFFAAAAAALSVLHLSKARARPLTPLCSRREVSLTVAMRSTVSPPPSLTFSSPESLSDWIRPHLPFDPVGSWGAVPGSKSLVNLWIEVNRGETSLLLLPDSEGDPSGEKEGTSTILRVVNVAIVRIRNSRGEVLVESHQILSDGTVRHRYRPLSEKMMPGEAVEEAAVRAVREELGKDAVRIIPGSYRMRMEDRASASYPGLPGRYILHTVDADVEGLPEVGEFSTEENGEGVEAAEKGVFVRKHFWKWIADDGGMQQSWE, from the coding sequence ATGCGCTCCGTTCCTTCTCGCGTCACCGCGGGTCTCATCGCCGCCTTCCTCTCCGCCTGCCCCTTCCCTTCTCCTCCTAACCTCCTCTTCTTCGCTGCCGCAGCCGCCGCGCTCTCGGTTCTCCACCTGTCCAAAGCCCGCGCACGCCCGCTTACTCCCCTCTGCTCCCGACGCGAAGTGTCTCTAACGGTGGCGATGAGATCCACCGTCTCGCCTCCGCCGTCGCTTACCTTCTCCTCTCCCGAATCTCTCTCCGATTGGATCCGCCCTCATCTCCCCTTCGACCCTGTCGGCTCCTGGGGCGCGGTTCCTGGATCTAAATCCCTCGTCAATCTATGGATCGAGGTCAACCGCGGAGAGACTTCGCTCCTCCTCCTTCCCGATTCCGAGGGTGACCCGAGCGGCGAGAAAGAAGGAACCTCTACCATCCTCCGAGTCGTCAACGTGGCCATCGTCAGGATCCGTAATTCTCGCGGCGAAGTCCTTGTCGAATCGCACCAAATCCTCTCCGACGGCACGGTGCGCCACCGATACCGGCCCCTTTCCGAGAAGATGATGCCTGGGGAGGCAGTCGAGGAGGCTGCCGTCCGTGCGGTCCGCGAGGAATTGGGGAAAGACGCAGTGAGGATTATTCCCGGCTCGTATCGGATGAGGATGGAAGACAGGGCTTCCGCCTCGTATCCGGGCCTCCCGGGGCGCTACATCTTGCATACCGTCGATGCCGATGTGGAAGGACTGCCGGAGGTGGGGGAGTTCTCGACGGAAGAGAATGGGGAGGGTGTCGAGGCAGCCGAGAAGGGGGTTTTTGTCAGGAAGCATTTCTGGAAGTGGATCGCCGATGATGGCGGCATGCAGCAATCCTGGGAGTGA
- the LOC121991575 gene encoding flavonoid 3'-monooxygenase CYP75B137-like: protein MAFLFYAFAFLLAALTHAAFARRRRCNGPPLPPGPRGLPLLGSLPFLQSDLHAHFGRLARTHGPIFSLRLGAKLGVVVSSPALAREVLRDHDAAFANRDVPASARIISYGGDANIVWNPNGPKWRMLRRVSVREMLCTAGLDAVYALRRREMRAAAANIRAQAGTAVDVGAEMFLATLNTVTGTLWGATLEGADEKMRSAVGKEFREVVAEITELLGQPDVSDFFPAVAWMDLQGIQRRMGVFLRRFDRIFEDIIEMRRKKEGGGVGEGKDFLEFMLRLEKEGCDGNTPFTMTNVKALLMDMVVGGTETTSNTVEWAMAEMLHKPEILRRAQAEVDAVVGRDAVVEESHIGHLPYLAAVIKETLRLHPALPLMVPHCPSATCVVGGYSVPAGARVFVNVWAIHRDPEVWEDPLEFRPERFENGGEAGKRGWDFSGNDFRYLPFGSGRRICAGVAMAERMASYMVATLVHSFEWQTPEGIGKEAAATDMEEKFGIVMKKARPLVLVPTPRLARDDLYS, encoded by the exons ATGGCCTTCCTCTTCTACGCCTTCGCCTTCCTCCTCGCCGCCCTCACCCACGCTGCTTTTGCCCGGCGACGCCGATGCAATGGTCCTCCTCTGCCCCCCGGCCCACGCGGCCTCCCACTCCTTGGTAGCCTCCCCTTCCTCCAGTCTGACCTCCACGCGCACTTCGGCCGTCTCGCTCGCACCCACGGCCCCATCTTCAGCCTCCGCCTAGGCGCCAAGCTCGGCGTCGTAGTCTCCTCACCCGCCCTCGCCAGGGAGGTCCTCCGCGACCACGACGCCGCCTTCGCCAACCGCGACGTCCCCGCCTCCGCCCGCATCATCTCCTACGGCGGCGACGCCAACATCGTGTGGAACCCCAACGGTCCCAAGTGGCGGATGCTGCGCCGCGTGAGCGTCCGCGAGATGCTTTGCACCGCGGGGCTCGACGCCGTCTACGCGCTGCGGCGCCGGGAGATGCGCGCGGCGGCGGCAAACATCAGGGCGCAGGCGGGGACCGCGGTGGACGTCGGCGCGGAGATGTTCCTGGCGACGTTGAACACGGTGACGGGGACGCTGTGGGGCGCCACGCTGGAGGGCGCCGATGAGAAGATGAGGAGCGCGGTGGGGAAGGAGTTCCGGGAGGTGGTGGCGGAGATCACCGAGCTACTCGGGCAGCCCGACGTGTCGGACTTCTTCCCGGCGGTGGCGTGGATGGATCTGCAGGGGATCCAGCGCCGTATGGGCGTGTTCCTGCGCCGATTCGACCGCATCTTCGAAGATATCATCGAGatgagaagaaagaaggaaggcggCGGTGTAGGCGAAGGAAAAGACTTCTTGGAGTTCATGCTGAGGCTGGAGAAGGAAGGCTGCGACGGGAATACGCCCTTCACCATGACTAACGTCAAAGCTCTGCTCATG GACATGGTGGTAGGCGGAACAGAGACCACATCCAACACGGTAGAATGGGCCATGGCAGAGATGCTGCATAAGCCCGAGATCCTCCGGCGAGCCCAAGCGGAGGTGGACGCGGTGGTGGGCCGCGACGCCGTAGTCGAAGAGTCCCACATCGGTCATCTCCCCTACCTCGCCGCCGTCATCAAAGAGACGCTCCGCCTGCACCCGGCCCTGCCTCTGATGGTCCCCCACTGCCCGAGCGCCACTTGCGTCGTCGGCGGCTACTCCGTCCCCGCCGGCGCGAGAGTGTTCGTCAATGTGTGGGCCATCCACCGGGACCCGGAGGTATGGGAGGACCCGCTGGAGTTCCGGCCGGAGAGGTTCGAGAACGGAGGCGAGGCGGGGAAGCGGGGCTGGGACTTCAGCGGCAACGACTTCAGGTACCTCCCGTTCGGGTCGGGGCGGAGGATATGCGCGGGGGTGGCGATGGCGGAGAGGATGGCGTCGTACATGGTGGCGACGCTGGTGCACTCGTTCGAGTGGCAGACGCCGGAGGGAATAGGAAAGGAGGCGGCGGCGACGGACATGGAGGAGAAGTTTGGGATCGTGATGAAGAAGGCGCGGCCGCTGGTGCTGGTACCGACGCCGAGGCTTGCAAGAGATGATCTATACTCGTAA
- the LOC121991576 gene encoding flavonoid 3'-monooxygenase CYP75B137-like, with protein MAFLFYAFAALAFLLAALVHAAFARRRNGGPPLPPGPRGLPLLGSLPLLQSDLHAHFSRLARTHGPIFSLRLGAKLGVVISSPALAREILRDHDAAFANRDVPASSRVAYGGDANIVWNPNGPKWRMLRRVTVREMLCPAGLDVVYALRRREMRAAAANIRAQAGTPVDVGAEMFLATWNTVTGTLWGATLEGAEVKRRSTVGKEFREVVAEITELLGRPDVSDFFPAVAWMDLQGIQRRMGVFLRRFDRIFEDIIEMRRKKEGGGVGEGKDFLEFMLRLEKEGGDGKTPFTMTNVKALLLDMVVGGTETTSNTVEWAMAEMLHKPEILRRAQAEVDMVVGPDAVVEESHIGRLPYLAAVIKETLRLHPALPLMVPHCPSATCVVGGYSVPAGARVFVNVWAIHRDPEVWEDPLEFRPERFADGGDAGKRGWDFSGNDFRYLPFGSGRRICAGVAMAELMVSYMVATLVHSFEWRAPEGIGKEAADMEEKFGIVMKKARPLVLVPTPRLARDDLYL; from the exons ATGGCCTTCCTCTTCTACGCCTTCGCCGCCCTCGCCTTCCTCCTCGCCGCCCTCGTCCACGCTGCCTTTGCCCGCCGACGCAATGGTGGTCCTCCTCTGCCTCCCGGCCCACGCGGCCTCCCACTCCTTGGCagcctccccctcctccagtcaGACCTCCACGCGCACTTCAGCCGTCTCGCCCGCACCCATGGCCCCATCTTCAGCCTCCGCCTCGGCGCCAAGCTCGGCGTCGTAATCTCCTCGCCCGCCCTCGCCCGCGAAATCCTCCGCGACCACGACGCCGCCTTCGCTAACCGCGACGTCCCCGCCTCCTCCCGCGTCGCCTACGGCGGCGACGCCAACATCGTGTGGAACCCCAACGGCCCCAAGTGGCGGATGCTGCGCCGCGTGACCGTCCGCGAGATGCTCTGCCCCGCGGGGCTCGACGTCGTCTACGCGCTGCGGCGCCGGGAGATGCGCGCGGCGGCGGCAAACATCAGGGCGCAGGCGGGGACCCCGGTGGACGTCGGCGCGGAGATGTTCCTGGCGACGTGGAACACGGTGACGGGAACGCTGTGGGGCGCCACGCTGGAGGGTGCCGAAGTGAAGAGGAGGAGCACGGTGGGGAAGGAGTTCCGGGAGGTGGTGGCGGAGATCACCGAGCTACTCGGGCGGCCCGACGTGTCGGACTTCTTCCCGGCGGTGGCGTGGATGGATCTCCAGGGGATCCAGCGCCGTATGGGCGTGTTCCTGCGCCGATTCGACCGCATCTTCGAAGATATCATCGAGATGAGGAGAAAGAAGGAAGGCGGCGGCGTAGGCGAAGGAAAAGACTTCTTGGAGTTCATGCTGAGGCTGGAGAAGGAAGGCGGCGACGGGAAAACGCCCTTCACCATGACTAACGTCAAAGCTCTGCTCTTG GACATGGTGGTAGGCGGAACAGAGACCACATCCAACACGGTAGAATGGGCAATGGCCGAGATGCTACATAAGCCCGAGATCCTCCGGCGAGCCCAAGCGGAGGTGGACATGGTGGTGGGTCCCGACGCAGTCGTCGAAGAGTCCCACATCGGTCGTCTCCCTTACCTCGCCGCCGTCATCAAAGAGACGCTCCGCCTGCACCCGGCCCTGCCTCTGATGGTCCCCCACTGCCCGAGCGCCACTTGCGTCGTCGGCGGCTACTCCGTCCCCGCCGGCGCGAGAGTGTTCGTCAACGTGTGGGCCATCCACCGGGACCCGGAGGTATGGGAGGACCCGCTGGAGTTCCGGCCGGAGAGGTTCGCAGACGGCGGCGACGCTGGGAAGCGGGGCTGGGATTTCAGCGGCAACGACTTCAGGTACCTCCCGTTCGGGTCGGGGCGGAGGATATGCGCGGGGGTGGCGATGGCGGAGCTTATGGTGTCGTACATGGTGGCGACGCTGGTGCACTCGTTCGAGTGGCGGGCGCCGGAGGGAATAGGAAAGGAGGCGGCGGACATGGAGGAGAAGTTTGGGATCGTGATGAAGAAGGCGCGGCCGCTGGTGCTGGTACCGACGCCCAGGCTTGCAAGAGATGATCTATACTTGTAA